One genomic segment of Mycolicibacterium gilvum includes these proteins:
- a CDS encoding DUF4239 domain-containing protein, translating to MLWLLQVPPPILVTLWVVGIVGLSIGGLVVFRKAVSQTRLENANAVSGSVFQLAGVLYAVLVGFVVVVVWEQFSDAEDASALEASAVTDLLRDSAALPAESRSLIEESLIRYTRTVIDEEFPLMHRGEHVDERSDALDAVWQTYLTVQPQTRNEIAFFDHAIVRLNDLGAARKMRVATGDAYVPGELWILLIGGGGVMMAFTFLFGTPDLLVHSLAVGLTSALLAFVLYLIFALEHPYVGALSVQPTAFVHALQYSSG from the coding sequence GTGCTCTGGCTCCTCCAAGTGCCCCCGCCCATTCTGGTCACGCTGTGGGTCGTCGGCATCGTCGGACTGTCGATCGGCGGCCTCGTCGTCTTCCGCAAGGCGGTGTCTCAGACCCGGCTGGAGAACGCGAATGCCGTGTCGGGTTCGGTGTTCCAGCTCGCCGGGGTTCTCTACGCCGTGCTCGTCGGGTTCGTCGTCGTCGTGGTGTGGGAACAGTTCTCCGACGCCGAGGACGCCAGCGCGCTCGAGGCCAGTGCCGTGACCGACCTCCTCCGCGATTCCGCGGCCCTGCCCGCCGAATCGCGGTCGCTCATCGAGGAGAGCCTGATCCGGTACACCAGAACGGTCATCGACGAGGAGTTCCCCCTCATGCACCGCGGCGAGCATGTCGACGAGCGGTCCGATGCGCTCGACGCCGTGTGGCAGACGTACCTGACGGTGCAACCCCAGACGCGCAACGAGATCGCGTTCTTCGACCACGCCATCGTCCGACTCAACGATCTGGGGGCCGCACGCAAGATGCGGGTCGCCACCGGTGATGCCTATGTGCCGGGCGAACTCTGGATCCTGCTCATCGGTGGCGGCGGCGTGATGATGGCCTTCACGTTCCTGTTCGGCACCCCGGATCTGCTCGTGCACTCACTGGCCGTGGGACTCACGTCGGCGCTGCTGGCCTTCGTGCTGTACCTGATCTTCGCTCTCGAGCATCCCTACGTCGGTGCGCTGTCGGTGCAACCCACCGCGTTCGTGCACGCCCTGCAGTACTCGTCGGGGTGA
- a CDS encoding family 1 glycosylhydrolase gives MDSAQFVGRVGGLAVALGVGAALVTGSGVAWATEDSGSSASAGAESSTARTSSQDRQAASPSKPARDRAGGRDDAEGGGAEDRDAQAQDDATPETGGETGAPDDASVDASGPDTGGTTGDASAEDDDPDEAEERAAWADTGADTDADPDADPDADAAAATDVATAAVPSGAGPTAVVTTEVTVDPPRVPSWRPWPTAFDLRGAVTYVVDLAVSVVDALFHPFAAGPPPPPGDPSAWGLLAWVRRELFNSTPDEVDNPLPYTQSLVDGDVVITGNVGVEDRDGDPLTYEVIGRPRFGGEVTVDADGNFVYRPMNAMAAVGGTDEFTVAVTDDAAGLHVHGLLGWLQFVPILGSFLNPGGGHGITRTITVTVEPVDGIDLSLPDGFKWGVAHSGFQAEGGPGSPADTGSDWYRWVHDPLNRLLGLVKGVPENGPGAYVSYEDDARLAREELGVNTFRMGIEWSRIFPDSTASVDISDEGGTVSLADLQALDALANADEVAHYRDVFAALRFHGLDPMVTVNHFTLPVWVHDPVLARPLIQLGLPVAAAGWLSTETAVEFEKYAAYLAWKYGDQVDNWATLNEPFPPVLTEFLAISWVVPNWPPGVLRPDLASTFLVNQAIGHVAAYDAIHAWDTTSAVEGGPAAFVGFTHNMIPARPANPVNALDVGAAEAWNHYYNHWFPNAVIDGWIDLDFDGIKSADEIRPDMADKVDFLGVQYYGSQPMVGFGVAPLPGFPFLRGFPIRCSAEETTCSDFNQPIDPGGFREVLEVAASYGKPLWVTENGIADAGDAKRPPYLVNHVAVVQDLVAHGLDIRGYTYWSFVDNLEWSEGYDLQFGLYGSDPDTPELERIPKVASIAALKGITTANGLPVALLQNYLPG, from the coding sequence ATGGATTCTGCGCAGTTCGTCGGTCGGGTCGGTGGTCTTGCGGTGGCGCTCGGTGTCGGGGCCGCGCTCGTCACCGGCTCCGGCGTGGCCTGGGCCACCGAGGATTCGGGGTCGTCCGCGTCGGCGGGGGCTGAATCATCCACTGCGCGAACGTCATCGCAGGATCGCCAGGCGGCGTCCCCGTCCAAGCCCGCGCGCGATCGCGCCGGCGGTCGTGACGACGCGGAGGGCGGGGGCGCCGAGGACCGGGACGCGCAAGCGCAGGACGACGCAACGCCCGAGACCGGCGGGGAGACCGGTGCACCCGACGACGCATCGGTCGACGCGTCCGGGCCGGATACCGGCGGGACCACCGGCGATGCGTCCGCCGAGGACGACGATCCCGACGAGGCCGAGGAGCGTGCCGCCTGGGCGGACACCGGCGCGGACACCGACGCAGACCCCGACGCAGACCCCGACGCGGACGCTGCTGCCGCAACCGATGTCGCGACCGCCGCTGTGCCGTCCGGTGCCGGGCCCACGGCCGTCGTCACCACAGAGGTGACCGTCGACCCGCCCCGGGTGCCGTCCTGGCGTCCGTGGCCCACCGCATTCGATCTGCGGGGCGCGGTGACCTACGTGGTGGATCTCGCCGTCAGCGTCGTCGACGCGCTGTTCCACCCGTTCGCGGCGGGCCCGCCCCCGCCGCCCGGTGATCCGTCGGCCTGGGGGCTGCTGGCGTGGGTACGGCGCGAGCTGTTCAACAGCACGCCCGACGAAGTCGACAACCCGCTGCCCTACACGCAGAGCCTGGTCGACGGTGACGTCGTGATCACCGGCAACGTCGGCGTCGAGGACCGCGACGGCGACCCGCTCACCTACGAGGTGATCGGCAGGCCTCGTTTCGGCGGGGAGGTCACGGTGGACGCCGACGGAAACTTCGTCTACCGGCCGATGAACGCGATGGCCGCGGTCGGTGGAACCGACGAGTTCACCGTCGCCGTCACCGACGATGCGGCGGGCCTGCACGTGCACGGGCTTCTCGGCTGGCTGCAGTTCGTGCCGATCCTCGGGAGCTTTCTGAACCCCGGTGGGGGGCACGGCATCACACGCACCATCACCGTCACGGTCGAACCCGTCGACGGTATCGACCTGTCGCTGCCCGACGGCTTCAAGTGGGGCGTCGCGCATTCGGGATTCCAGGCCGAGGGTGGCCCCGGCTCGCCGGCGGACACCGGGTCGGACTGGTACCGCTGGGTGCACGACCCGCTCAACAGGTTGCTCGGTCTGGTGAAGGGAGTACCGGAGAACGGGCCCGGCGCGTATGTCTCCTACGAGGACGACGCCCGGTTGGCCCGTGAGGAACTGGGCGTCAACACCTTCCGGATGGGCATCGAATGGAGTCGGATATTCCCGGATTCGACTGCCTCGGTGGATATCTCGGATGAAGGGGGGACGGTCAGCCTGGCCGACCTGCAGGCACTCGACGCCCTCGCGAACGCCGACGAGGTCGCGCACTACCGGGATGTGTTCGCTGCGCTGCGCTTCCACGGACTCGACCCGATGGTCACCGTCAACCACTTCACGCTGCCGGTGTGGGTGCACGATCCCGTCCTCGCGCGCCCGTTGATCCAACTCGGTCTGCCCGTCGCCGCGGCCGGCTGGCTGTCCACGGAGACCGCCGTCGAGTTCGAGAAGTACGCCGCGTATCTGGCGTGGAAGTACGGCGATCAGGTCGACAACTGGGCGACGCTCAACGAGCCGTTCCCGCCGGTGCTGACCGAGTTCCTGGCGATCTCGTGGGTGGTGCCGAACTGGCCGCCGGGGGTGCTGCGACCCGATCTCGCCTCGACGTTCCTGGTGAACCAGGCGATCGGTCACGTCGCGGCATACGACGCCATCCACGCGTGGGACACCACCTCCGCGGTCGAGGGCGGCCCGGCGGCATTCGTCGGATTCACCCACAACATGATCCCGGCGCGGCCCGCCAACCCCGTCAACGCACTCGACGTCGGGGCGGCCGAGGCCTGGAACCATTACTACAACCACTGGTTCCCGAACGCGGTGATCGACGGATGGATCGACCTGGACTTCGACGGGATCAAATCCGCCGACGAGATCCGCCCCGACATGGCCGACAAGGTCGACTTCCTCGGCGTGCAGTACTACGGATCGCAGCCGATGGTCGGTTTCGGTGTCGCACCGCTGCCGGGATTCCCGTTCCTGCGCGGCTTCCCGATCAGGTGCTCGGCCGAGGAGACCACCTGCAGCGACTTCAACCAGCCGATCGATCCCGGCGGTTTCCGGGAGGTGCTCGAAGTCGCCGCCTCGTACGGGAAACCGTTGTGGGTCACCGAGAACGGCATCGCCGACGCCGGGGATGCCAAGCGGCCGCCGTACCTGGTCAACCACGTCGCGGTGGTTCAGGATCTGGTGGCGCACGGGTTGGACATCCGCGGCTACACCTACTGGTCGTTCGTCGACAACCTGGAATGGTCGGAGGGCTACGACCTGCAGTTCGGTCTGTACGGGTCGGACCCGGACACACCCGAGCTCGAACGCATCCCCAAGGTGGCGAGTATCGCCGCGCTGAAGGGGATCACGACCGCGAACGGGCTGCCCGTGGCCCTGCTGCAGAACTATCTGCCCGGTTAG
- a CDS encoding citrate synthase, producing the protein MADNAEAGQEHATLSYPGGELELDIVKASEGSDGIALGSLLAKTGYTTFDGGFVNTASTKSAITYIDGDAGILRYRGYPIEQLAEKSTFIEVSYLLIYGELPTAEQLEDFTTKIQRHTLLHEDLKRFFDGFPRNAHPMPVLSSAVNALSAYYQDSLDPFDPHQVELSTIRLLAKLPTIAAYAYKKSEGQPFLYPDNSLTLVENFLRMTFGFPAEPYEVDPEIVRALDMLFILHADHEQNCSTSTVRLVGSSQANLFTSISGGINALWGPLHGGANQAVLEMLSKIRDGDDDVATFVKKVKNREDNVKLMGFGHRVYKNYDPRARIVKEQADKILGKIGVHDPLLDIAKELEEIALTDDFFVERKLYPNVDYYTGVIYRAMGFPTRMFTVLFALGRLPGWIAHWREMHGEPNKIGRPRQIYTGYTERDYAGIDTR; encoded by the coding sequence GTGGCCGATAACGCCGAAGCCGGGCAGGAGCACGCCACCCTGAGCTATCCAGGCGGCGAGCTCGAACTCGACATCGTCAAAGCTTCCGAGGGCTCAGACGGCATCGCTCTGGGTTCGCTGTTGGCCAAGACCGGTTACACCACCTTCGACGGTGGCTTCGTCAACACCGCGTCGACGAAGAGTGCGATCACCTACATCGACGGTGACGCCGGCATCCTGCGGTACCGCGGCTACCCGATCGAGCAGCTCGCCGAGAAGTCGACGTTCATCGAGGTCAGCTATCTGCTGATCTACGGCGAGCTCCCGACGGCCGAGCAGCTCGAGGACTTCACGACCAAGATCCAGCGGCACACCCTGCTGCACGAGGACCTCAAGCGGTTCTTCGACGGATTCCCGCGCAACGCCCATCCGATGCCGGTGCTCTCCAGCGCGGTCAACGCGTTGAGTGCCTACTACCAGGATTCGCTGGACCCGTTCGACCCGCATCAGGTCGAGCTGTCGACGATCCGCCTGCTGGCCAAGCTGCCGACCATCGCGGCCTACGCCTACAAGAAGTCCGAGGGCCAGCCCTTCCTGTACCCGGACAACTCGCTGACGCTGGTGGAGAACTTCCTGCGGATGACGTTCGGCTTCCCGGCCGAGCCCTACGAGGTCGACCCGGAGATCGTCCGCGCGCTCGACATGCTGTTCATCCTGCACGCCGACCACGAGCAGAACTGTTCGACGTCGACGGTGCGTCTGGTCGGCTCCTCGCAGGCCAACCTGTTCACCTCGATCTCGGGGGGCATCAACGCGCTGTGGGGTCCGCTGCACGGCGGCGCCAACCAGGCGGTGCTGGAGATGCTGTCGAAGATCCGCGACGGCGACGACGACGTCGCGACCTTCGTCAAGAAGGTCAAGAACCGCGAGGACAACGTGAAGCTGATGGGCTTCGGTCACCGCGTGTACAAGAACTACGATCCGCGGGCGCGCATCGTCAAGGAGCAGGCCGACAAGATCCTCGGCAAGATCGGTGTGCACGATCCGCTGCTCGACATCGCCAAGGAGCTCGAGGAGATCGCGCTGACCGACGACTTCTTCGTCGAGCGCAAGCTCTACCCGAACGTCGACTACTACACCGGCGTGATCTACCGGGCGATGGGCTTCCCGACCCGGATGTTCACGGTGCTGTTCGCCCTCGGCCGCTTGCCGGGCTGGATCGCGCACTGGCGCGAGATGCACGGTGAGCCGAACAAGATCGGGCGCCCGCGCCAGATCTACACCGGTTACACCGAGCGCGACTACGCCGGCATCGACACCCGCTGA
- a CDS encoding maleylpyruvate isomerase family mycothiol-dependent enzyme: MTDPRTVFASAAHAFAALVRQIPDDRWDEAGLGEWTVRDLVGHTSRSLITVSTYLRTPAEREDTGSPAAYYVWVHDFSASVDASSIVERGRRAGQDLGADPAGAVDSLVARTLTDLDGVGDPLIEVIGGQGIRLSSYLPTRTFELAVHSLDIARAVGIGDIPPADVLTEAAALAAQIGVALGHGPALLLAMTGRADLPGGFSVV; the protein is encoded by the coding sequence ATGACCGACCCCCGGACCGTCTTCGCTTCGGCGGCACACGCTTTCGCGGCTCTGGTGCGCCAAATACCGGACGACCGCTGGGATGAGGCGGGGCTGGGCGAATGGACGGTGCGCGACCTGGTCGGACACACCTCGCGCTCGCTGATCACCGTCAGCACGTATTTGCGTACCCCCGCCGAGCGTGAGGACACCGGGAGTCCGGCGGCGTACTACGTGTGGGTGCACGACTTCTCGGCGAGCGTCGACGCCTCCTCGATCGTCGAACGCGGCCGCCGGGCGGGACAGGATCTGGGAGCGGATCCGGCCGGGGCCGTCGACTCCCTGGTGGCCAGGACGCTCACCGATCTGGACGGCGTCGGCGATCCGCTGATCGAGGTGATCGGCGGACAGGGCATCCGGTTGAGCAGCTACCTGCCGACCCGGACGTTCGAACTCGCCGTGCACAGCCTGGACATCGCCCGCGCCGTCGGCATCGGTGACATCCCGCCGGCCGACGTTCTGACCGAGGCGGCCGCACTGGCCGCCCAGATCGGCGTCGCGCTCGGCCACGGCCCGGCCCTGCTGCTCGCGATGACCGGGCGCGCCGATCTCCCCGGCGGCTTCTCCGTGGTGTGA
- the pdxH gene encoding pyridoxamine 5'-phosphate oxidase, with protein MATSDHLARMRVEYGSAEKDGSVDLDADWLDIGWVALLNQWMTEAHDAGVAEPNAMVVATIDGEGRPVTRTVLCKSVDESGISFYTNYDSDKGAQLAARPYASATFPWYLLGRQVHVRGRVTKVSAEETADYWSKRPRGSQLGAWASQQSRPIASRAALMQQLADVTARFADVDEVPVPPHWGGYLIAAEVVEFWQGRENRVHNRIRVRDGAVERLQP; from the coding sequence GTGGCTACTTCCGATCACCTGGCGCGGATGCGTGTGGAGTACGGCTCGGCGGAGAAGGACGGCAGCGTCGACCTGGACGCGGACTGGCTCGACATCGGGTGGGTGGCGTTGCTGAACCAGTGGATGACGGAGGCCCACGACGCCGGTGTCGCCGAACCCAACGCGATGGTCGTCGCCACGATCGACGGCGAGGGCAGGCCGGTCACCCGCACCGTGTTGTGCAAGAGCGTCGACGAATCGGGCATCTCGTTCTACACCAACTACGACTCCGACAAGGGCGCCCAGCTGGCGGCCCGGCCGTACGCGTCGGCGACGTTCCCGTGGTATCTGCTGGGCCGGCAGGTTCACGTGCGCGGGCGGGTCACCAAGGTCTCGGCCGAGGAGACGGCCGACTACTGGAGCAAGCGTCCGCGGGGTTCCCAGCTGGGGGCGTGGGCGTCGCAGCAGAGCCGTCCGATCGCGTCGCGGGCGGCGCTGATGCAGCAGCTCGCCGACGTCACGGCGCGCTTCGCCGACGTCGACGAGGTACCGGTGCCGCCGCACTGGGGCGGCTACCTGATCGCCGCCGAGGTGGTCGAGTTCTGGCAGGGACGGGAGAACAGGGTGCACAACCGGATCCGGGTGCGCGACGGAGCCGTGGAGCGCCTCCAGCCCTGA
- a CDS encoding VOC family protein: MAVPAEANQPMLVPHLVVDDASAALDFYARAFGAVEMARLPGPNGKLMHAAFQINGAMVFLNDDFPEFCDGRSSTPTALGGSSVTIHLHGPDVEGRFQRALDAGATVVNPLEDQFWGDRYGVVRDPFGHQWSLAETVREVDLNEMVAQMNGAG, translated from the coding sequence ATGGCCGTCCCCGCAGAAGCCAACCAGCCCATGCTCGTCCCACATCTCGTCGTCGACGACGCTTCGGCCGCCCTCGACTTCTACGCCAGGGCCTTCGGCGCTGTCGAGATGGCGCGGCTGCCCGGCCCCAACGGAAAGCTGATGCACGCGGCGTTCCAGATCAACGGCGCGATGGTGTTCCTCAACGACGACTTCCCCGAGTTCTGCGACGGCCGGTCCAGCACCCCCACCGCGCTCGGCGGCTCGTCGGTGACCATCCACCTGCACGGCCCCGACGTCGAGGGCCGGTTCCAGCGCGCGCTGGACGCCGGCGCCACGGTGGTCAACCCGCTCGAGGACCAGTTCTGGGGTGACCGCTACGGCGTGGTGCGGGATCCGTTCGGCCACCAGTGGTCGCTGGCCGAGACCGTGCGCGAGGTCGACCTGAACGAGATGGTGGCCCAGATGAACGGGGCGGGCTAA
- a CDS encoding TetR family transcriptional regulator codes for MAEPRGEPVLGLRERKKRRTRATLIDAAMGLCDRQGFDATTVDQIAAIAEVSPRTFSRYFATKDAIALALIDEVLDSAAAELARQPLDIGNFEALRRAYIAMARNTKLAAAGALTSERMLQILRIVMSSGTLRQATVEYRASKVDRLLAERMGTSVHDRRVKLLAAVWGAVLITAMDDLARKHVSGISVDDVISAFDDTYAEFAGEIAGIGQPV; via the coding sequence GTGGCTGAACCCAGGGGGGAGCCGGTTCTCGGTCTGCGTGAACGCAAGAAACGCCGCACCCGAGCCACTCTCATCGACGCGGCGATGGGGCTGTGTGACCGTCAGGGCTTCGACGCGACCACGGTCGATCAGATCGCCGCGATCGCGGAGGTGTCGCCGCGCACGTTCAGCCGTTACTTCGCCACCAAGGACGCCATCGCGCTGGCCCTGATCGACGAGGTGCTCGACAGCGCGGCCGCCGAGCTCGCCCGTCAGCCGCTCGACATCGGCAACTTCGAGGCGCTGCGCCGCGCGTACATCGCGATGGCGCGCAACACCAAGCTGGCCGCGGCCGGTGCGCTGACCTCCGAGCGGATGTTGCAGATCCTGCGGATCGTGATGTCGTCGGGCACGCTGCGCCAGGCCACGGTCGAGTACCGGGCCAGCAAGGTCGACAGGCTCCTGGCAGAACGGATGGGGACGAGCGTCCACGACCGCAGGGTGAAACTGCTGGCGGCGGTGTGGGGCGCGGTGCTGATCACCGCGATGGACGACCTGGCCCGCAAGCACGTGTCGGGCATCAGCGTTGACGACGTGATCAGCGCCTTCGACGACACCTACGCCGAGTTTGCGGGCGAAATTGCGGGTATAGGGCAGCCGGTCTGA
- a CDS encoding IS110 family transposase: MTTGQVWAGVDVGKEHHWVCAVDDSGKVVLSRRLVNDEQPIRELVAEIDELAERVSWTVDLTTVYAALVLTVLADAGKTVRYLAGRAVWQASATYRGGEAKTDAKDARVIADQARMRGQDLPVLHPDDDLISELRMLTGHRADLVADRTRTINRLRQQLVAVCPALERAAQPSQDRGWVILLARYQRPKAIRQSGVSRLTKVLTDAGVRNAASIAAAAVAAVKTQTMRLPGEEVAAGLIADLAREVIALDDRIKTTDADIEGRFRRHPLAEVITSMPGIGFRLGAEFLAAVGDPALIGSADQLAAWAGLAPVSRDSGKRTGRLHTPKRYSRRLRRVMYMSALTAIRCDPDSKAYYQRKRDEGKRPIPATICLARRRTNVLYALIRDNRTWQPDSPPVTAAA, from the coding sequence ATGACGACGGGCCAGGTGTGGGCTGGAGTGGATGTTGGTAAAGAGCATCACTGGGTTTGTGCGGTCGACGACAGCGGGAAGGTGGTGTTGTCGCGCCGGCTGGTCAACGACGAGCAACCGATCCGGGAGCTCGTCGCTGAAATCGACGAGCTGGCCGAGCGAGTGTCGTGGACGGTGGACCTGACCACGGTGTATGCCGCACTGGTGTTGACGGTGCTGGCCGACGCCGGCAAAACGGTCCGGTATCTGGCCGGCCGGGCGGTGTGGCAGGCCTCGGCGACCTACCGCGGTGGGGAGGCCAAAACCGATGCCAAAGACGCTCGGGTGATCGCCGACCAGGCGCGCATGCGCGGCCAGGACTTGCCCGTTCTGCATCCCGATGATGACTTGATCAGCGAGTTGCGGATGCTCACCGGCCATCGCGCCGACCTGGTGGCCGACCGCACCCGCACGATCAACCGGCTGCGCCAGCAACTCGTCGCGGTCTGCCCGGCCCTGGAACGAGCCGCCCAACCGAGCCAAGACCGTGGCTGGGTGATACTGCTGGCGCGCTACCAGCGTCCCAAAGCGATTCGACAAAGCGGTGTTTCGCGGCTGACCAAAGTCTTGACCGATGCCGGTGTGCGCAACGCCGCCTCGATCGCGGCGGCTGCGGTGGCTGCAGTGAAAACCCAGACGATGCGCCTGCCCGGCGAAGAGGTGGCCGCCGGGTTGATCGCTGATCTGGCGCGGGAGGTGATCGCCCTCGATGACCGCATCAAGACCACCGACGCCGACATCGAGGGCCGATTTCGCCGCCATCCACTCGCCGAGGTGATCACCAGCATGCCCGGCATAGGATTTCGGCTGGGCGCCGAATTCCTCGCCGCCGTTGGTGATCCCGCGCTGATCGGATCGGCTGACCAACTCGCGGCCTGGGCCGGCCTGGCGCCAGTGTCTCGAGACTCCGGAAAGCGCACCGGACGACTGCACACCCCCAAGCGTTACAGTCGCCGACTGCGCCGAGTCATGTACATGTCGGCGTTGACCGCGATCCGCTGCGACCCAGATTCCAAGGCCTATTACCAGCGCAAACGAGACGAAGGAAAGCGGCCGATCCCCGCCACCATCTGCCTGGCGCGACGGCGCACCAACGTTCTCTACGCCCTCATCCGTGACAACCGGACCTGGCAACCTGATTCACCCCCGGTCACCGCCGCGGCTTGA
- a CDS encoding citrate synthase 2, translated as MTTSVPKDFVAGLAGVVAFETEIAEPDKDGGALRYRGVDIEDLVAHRITFGDVWGLLVDGRFGDGLTPAEPFPLPIHSGDVRVDVQAGLAMLAPIWGYRPLLDIDDQTARDQLARASVMALSYVAQSARGIYRPAVPQRQVDECDTVTARFMTRWKGEPDPRHVEAIDAYWVSAAEHGMNASTFTARVIASTGADVAAALSGAVGAMSGPLHGGAPARVIPMIEEAEQTGDARAVVKGILDRNEKLMGFGHRVYRAEDPRARVLRATAERLAAPRFEVAAALEQAALAELRERRPDRAIETNVEFWAAVILDFAEVPPTMMPAMFTCGRTAGWCAHILEQKRLGKLVRPSAVYVGPAPRGPESVEGWDSLTRR; from the coding sequence ATGACGACTTCGGTGCCGAAGGACTTCGTTGCGGGACTGGCCGGGGTGGTGGCGTTCGAGACGGAGATCGCCGAACCCGACAAGGACGGCGGCGCGCTGCGTTACCGCGGCGTCGACATCGAGGACCTGGTCGCGCACCGCATCACCTTCGGCGATGTGTGGGGGCTTCTCGTCGACGGCAGGTTCGGTGACGGGCTGACCCCCGCCGAACCGTTCCCGCTGCCGATCCACAGCGGCGACGTCCGCGTCGACGTCCAGGCGGGCCTGGCGATGCTCGCGCCGATCTGGGGTTACCGGCCGCTGCTCGACATCGACGACCAGACCGCGCGCGATCAGCTCGCCCGCGCCTCGGTGATGGCGCTGTCCTATGTCGCCCAGTCCGCCCGCGGCATCTACCGGCCCGCCGTCCCACAGCGCCAGGTCGACGAATGCGACACCGTCACAGCACGTTTCATGACGCGGTGGAAGGGCGAGCCCGACCCGCGGCACGTCGAGGCGATCGACGCGTACTGGGTCAGCGCCGCCGAGCACGGCATGAACGCCTCCACGTTCACGGCACGCGTCATCGCGTCGACGGGCGCCGACGTCGCCGCGGCACTGTCGGGGGCGGTCGGCGCGATGAGCGGCCCGCTGCACGGCGGCGCGCCCGCCCGGGTGATCCCGATGATCGAGGAGGCCGAGCAGACCGGCGACGCGCGCGCGGTCGTGAAGGGCATCCTCGACCGCAACGAGAAGTTGATGGGGTTCGGCCACCGGGTGTACCGGGCCGAGGATCCCCGGGCCCGGGTCCTGCGCGCCACGGCCGAACGGCTCGCCGCCCCGCGCTTCGAGGTGGCCGCGGCCCTCGAACAGGCCGCCCTGGCCGAATTGCGGGAACGCAGGCCCGACCGCGCCATCGAGACCAACGTCGAGTTCTGGGCCGCGGTGATCCTCGACTTCGCCGAGGTGCCGCCGACGATGATGCCCGCGATGTTCACCTGCGGGCGGACCGCGGGCTGGTGCGCGCACATCCTCGAACAGAAGCGGCTCGGCAAGCTCGTCCGCCCGTCAGCGGTCTACGTCGGGCCTGCCCCGCGCGGGCCGGAGTCGGTCGAGGGCTGGGATTCGCTCACCCGCCGATGA